One region of Termitidicoccus mucosus genomic DNA includes:
- a CDS encoding LPS-assembly protein LptD — translation MTRRITRIAILAVSIAAQRLPAVPEGGPEFNAGSFDTDPATGEYVGTGDARLDYQGALLTADEIRYHPRTQTATARGHVELTRAGQRVVAGEIAYRFPDQTFSASDIRLGEFPFYVSGERASGTPSEVTLANARITYTEPGPFAPALNAGTLVYGPDRRIRTHDTSLGIGPVTLLPLPRLSQPLGGSSLSRIDARLGQRGNLGFFLGLGIEVPVLEGVEAGGAATFHTKRGLLIGPTATYDTTLLGGRAAGSLDTGYIHDYGDRLTDVLGRPIQPDRGFVAWTHHQDITENFSVFGEIHYWSDSEVTRDFRSGEFYRLQHPDNFLEANYTGRNYVISLLARAQLNSYHSVQQRLPELRFDLLPVASGLGIYQRLQLSAASLTDDSPSGEPTIDSNRFDGYYALERPVAFGDWGAFTPVIGGRLTHYADANPGDGASHYTRALGEIGFDASLRASGVFNYKNEQWRIDGLRHLVTPRLSYRYIPRADKGRPFIPAIDDRTFTTYLQPLGLGDQRYIDELRPTNTLRIGLDQTLQTRHPEYGSRDLAMLNLAADLRFGNTEDAGEHDLSDLHAEFALMPATWLRFDFFTSLDSRDFTLREFNAGLTVHDGELWSFTLSNEYLHSQIEEYVGEFRYRFNEVWLGYLRLHYDARESRFNERTIGLIQNIANGLWTIRYGVTMYDGNTRESDFGFNINVTIARF, via the coding sequence GTGACCCGCCGCATCACCCGCATCGCCATCCTTGCCGTCTCCATCGCCGCGCAACGCCTGCCCGCGGTCCCGGAGGGCGGGCCCGAGTTCAACGCCGGCAGTTTCGACACCGATCCCGCCACCGGCGAATACGTCGGCACCGGCGATGCGCGCCTCGATTACCAAGGCGCGCTCCTCACCGCCGACGAAATCCGCTACCACCCGCGCACCCAGACCGCCACCGCCCGCGGACACGTCGAGCTCACCCGCGCCGGACAACGCGTCGTCGCCGGCGAAATCGCCTACCGCTTCCCCGACCAAACTTTCTCCGCCTCCGACATCCGGCTCGGCGAGTTTCCGTTCTACGTTTCCGGCGAGCGCGCCAGCGGCACTCCCTCCGAGGTCACCCTCGCCAACGCCCGCATCACCTACACCGAACCCGGCCCCTTCGCCCCCGCGCTCAACGCCGGCACGCTCGTTTACGGCCCCGACCGGCGTATCCGCACCCATGATACAAGCCTCGGCATCGGCCCCGTCACGCTTCTTCCGCTGCCGCGCCTCAGCCAGCCGCTGGGCGGCTCCTCGCTTTCCCGGATCGACGCCCGGCTCGGCCAGCGCGGCAACCTCGGCTTCTTCCTCGGCCTCGGCATCGAGGTGCCCGTGCTCGAAGGCGTCGAGGCCGGGGGCGCCGCCACTTTCCACACCAAGCGCGGACTCCTCATCGGGCCGACCGCCACCTACGACACCACGCTCCTCGGCGGGCGCGCCGCCGGCTCGCTCGACACCGGCTACATCCACGACTACGGCGACCGCCTCACCGACGTGCTCGGGCGCCCCATCCAGCCCGACCGCGGCTTCGTCGCATGGACGCATCACCAGGACATCACGGAAAACTTTTCCGTTTTCGGCGAGATTCACTACTGGAGCGACTCCGAGGTCACGCGCGATTTCCGCTCCGGCGAATTCTACCGACTCCAGCACCCGGACAATTTTCTCGAAGCCAACTACACCGGCCGAAACTACGTCATCTCCCTCCTCGCCCGCGCGCAGCTAAACTCCTATCACTCCGTCCAGCAGCGCCTCCCCGAACTCCGTTTCGACCTGCTGCCCGTCGCCAGCGGCCTCGGCATCTACCAGCGCCTCCAGCTCAGCGCCGCCTCGCTCACCGACGACTCCCCCTCCGGCGAGCCGACCATCGACAGCAACCGCTTCGACGGCTACTACGCGCTGGAACGTCCCGTGGCCTTCGGCGACTGGGGCGCGTTCACGCCCGTCATCGGCGGACGCCTCACCCACTACGCCGATGCCAACCCCGGCGACGGCGCCAGCCATTACACCCGCGCCCTCGGTGAAATCGGCTTCGACGCCAGCCTGCGCGCCAGCGGCGTCTTTAATTACAAAAACGAACAATGGCGCATCGACGGCCTTCGCCACCTCGTCACTCCGCGCCTTTCCTACCGCTACATCCCGCGCGCCGACAAAGGCCGGCCCTTCATCCCCGCCATCGACGACCGCACTTTCACGACTTACCTCCAGCCGCTCGGCCTCGGCGACCAGCGTTACATCGACGAACTCCGCCCCACCAACACCCTGCGCATCGGCCTCGACCAAACCCTGCAAACCCGCCATCCCGAATACGGCTCGCGTGACCTCGCCATGCTCAACCTCGCCGCCGACCTTCGCTTCGGCAACACCGAGGACGCCGGCGAACACGACCTCTCCGACCTCCACGCCGAGTTCGCGCTCATGCCCGCGACCTGGCTGCGCTTCGATTTTTTCACCAGCCTCGACAGCCGCGACTTCACCCTCCGCGAATTTAACGCCGGCCTCACCGTCCACGACGGCGAACTCTGGTCCTTCACGCTCTCCAACGAATACCTGCACAGCCAGATCGAGGAATACGTCGGTGAATTCCGCTACCGTTTCAACGAAGTCTGGCTTGGCTACCTGCGCCTGCACTACGACGCCCGCGAAAGCCGTTTCAACGAGCGCACCATCGGCCTCATCCAAAATATCGCCAACGGCCTCTGGACCATTCGCTACGGCGTGACGATGTACGACGGCAACACCCGCGAAAGCGATTTCGGCTTCAACATCAACGTCACCATCGCCCGCTTCTAA
- the tilS gene encoding tRNA lysidine(34) synthetase TilS — protein sequence MAFSGGADSLALLLAVAGLWPERRERLVALHFNHRLRGEASDGDERFCREMCAGLGIAIRAGHWEEAPVAGVVSEAQAREARHAFFKREMDALGARVLWLGHQKDDAAETQLMRLARGSSSAGLAAPRPVQRLADGRVFLRPLLTLTKAEIMAALRSRGVAWREDATNAGGDFFRNRIRRDVLPAWVAAAPNDALEGAALSRELLEEDDAALEAWLEELTGCGMGSAERGIGGASAAENGGDGKDGSADLAGMSLRSEPVRDFAGGFRGQRPTVCHARAPLAGTVTLDLRPLAGKPRALWRRALRRWEPASGLARAGFEALLESCMRGGDFQRVSVGEGFVSMRGGVLSFSAVPAGGAAVMPGGAEARGRWETAAPASLPAQAGCVLFLPDGATIAAQEVVISQGLRGRILAGKFEPSHEVYVSLEESMPPFVVRPWLPGDRYRPLGAPGSAKLHDLFINRKIPAGSRLSLPVVCDARGRIVWVPGLPPAEEVKISNSSSVGLRLTYGSGTSTVRH from the coding sequence GTGGCGTTTTCCGGCGGGGCGGATTCGCTGGCGCTGCTGCTGGCGGTGGCCGGGCTTTGGCCGGAACGGCGGGAGCGGCTGGTGGCGTTGCATTTCAATCATCGTCTGCGAGGCGAGGCGAGCGACGGGGACGAGCGGTTCTGCCGGGAGATGTGCGCGGGGCTCGGCATCGCGATTCGCGCGGGGCACTGGGAGGAGGCGCCGGTGGCGGGCGTGGTGAGCGAGGCACAGGCGCGGGAGGCCCGGCATGCGTTTTTCAAGCGAGAGATGGACGCGCTGGGTGCGCGGGTGCTGTGGCTGGGGCACCAGAAGGATGATGCCGCGGAGACACAGCTCATGCGGCTGGCGCGCGGGAGCAGTTCCGCCGGGCTGGCCGCGCCGAGGCCCGTGCAGCGGCTGGCGGACGGGCGTGTGTTTTTGCGTCCGTTGCTGACGTTGACCAAGGCGGAAATCATGGCGGCGCTGCGCTCGCGCGGTGTCGCGTGGCGCGAGGACGCGACGAACGCGGGCGGAGACTTCTTTCGCAATCGAATCCGGCGCGATGTGTTGCCGGCGTGGGTCGCGGCGGCGCCGAATGACGCGCTCGAGGGGGCGGCGCTTTCGCGGGAGTTGCTGGAGGAGGATGACGCGGCGCTGGAGGCGTGGCTGGAGGAGTTGACGGGCTGCGGAATGGGGAGCGCGGAGCGCGGAATAGGCGGCGCATCCGCCGCGGAAAACGGTGGCGATGGCAAAGACGGGAGCGCGGACTTGGCAGGCATGTCGCTTCGCTCGGAACCAGTCCGCGATTTCGCGGGCGGGTTTCGAGGCCAAAGGCCGACAGTCTGCCATGCCCGCGCTCCTTTGGCCGGCACGGTGACGCTGGATTTGCGACCGCTGGCGGGGAAACCGCGCGCGCTTTGGCGGCGGGCGTTGCGACGATGGGAGCCGGCGAGCGGCCTGGCGAGGGCGGGGTTCGAGGCGTTGCTGGAGTCGTGCATGCGGGGCGGGGATTTTCAACGCGTGAGCGTCGGCGAGGGGTTCGTCAGCATGCGCGGCGGCGTGCTTTCGTTCTCGGCGGTGCCGGCGGGCGGCGCGGCTGTTATGCCGGGCGGGGCCGAAGCGCGAGGACGCTGGGAGACAGCCGCGCCGGCGAGCCTGCCCGCGCAAGCCGGATGCGTTTTGTTTCTGCCCGACGGGGCGACGATCGCCGCGCAGGAGGTCGTAATTTCGCAAGGGTTGCGCGGGCGGATTCTGGCCGGGAAATTCGAGCCGTCGCACGAGGTTTACGTTTCTTTGGAAGAGTCGATGCCGCCGTTTGTGGTGCGGCCCTGGCTGCCTGGCGACCGCTATCGCCCGCTGGGCGCGCCGGGTTCGGCGAAGTTGCACGACCTGTTCATCAATCGGAAGATACCGGCTGGCAGCAGGTTGTCGCTTCCCGTGGTGTGCGATGCGCGCGGGCGCATCGTATGGGTGCCGGGTTTGCCGCCCGCCGAAGAGGTGAAAATTTCTAATAGTTCAAGCGTTGGGCTGCGTTTGACTTATGGGTCAGGAACCTCCACGGTGCGGCATTAG
- a CDS encoding AraC family transcriptional regulator, translating into MPPTPKKNDAPKAEGFRGQRLVVLPAGVRERLRAHPLLRGLLVTDAGVFPHAAAHLIERPGGAPTTLLLLCTAGRGWVRLADGGTLPVRAGSLAWLPSGQAHAYGADAGEPWSVEWVHVTGDEVGAWAELLQLPAGGGVVSLDAETATRIGLGGAWEHLERGYSLANLVAAGTVLRSALSAFGRGLAMPGKPGGRSAMERVAASAEWMKEHLVKPMRLRELATLAGLSVPHYSALFRLHTGFAPIDWLIRLRIQRACQLLDTTDAPVRAVGEQAGFGDAYYFARSFRRVMGVSPRAYRKVKKG; encoded by the coding sequence ATGCCTCCCACGCCGAAAAAAAACGACGCGCCCAAAGCCGAGGGGTTTCGCGGGCAGCGGCTTGTGGTGTTGCCGGCCGGCGTGCGGGAGCGTTTGCGGGCGCATCCGCTGCTGCGCGGGTTGCTGGTCACGGACGCCGGGGTTTTCCCGCACGCGGCGGCGCATTTGATCGAGAGGCCGGGCGGGGCGCCGACCACGTTGCTGTTGCTGTGCACGGCGGGGCGCGGCTGGGTGCGCCTGGCGGACGGCGGCACGCTGCCCGTCCGCGCGGGCTCGCTGGCGTGGCTGCCCTCGGGGCAGGCGCATGCCTACGGCGCGGACGCCGGGGAACCGTGGAGCGTCGAGTGGGTGCACGTGACGGGCGACGAGGTGGGGGCGTGGGCGGAGCTGTTGCAACTGCCGGCCGGCGGAGGCGTGGTCTCGCTGGACGCGGAGACGGCCACGCGCATCGGGCTGGGCGGGGCGTGGGAGCATCTTGAGCGCGGCTATTCGCTGGCGAACCTGGTGGCGGCGGGGACGGTGTTACGGAGCGCGCTTTCCGCGTTTGGGCGGGGCCTGGCGATGCCGGGGAAACCGGGCGGGCGGTCCGCGATGGAGCGCGTGGCGGCATCCGCCGAATGGATGAAGGAGCACCTTGTGAAACCGATGCGGCTGCGGGAGCTTGCGACGCTCGCGGGGCTGTCGGTGCCGCATTACAGCGCCCTGTTCCGGCTGCACACGGGCTTTGCGCCCATCGACTGGCTCATCCGCCTGCGCATCCAGCGCGCGTGCCAGTTGCTCGACACCACCGACGCGCCCGTGCGCGCGGTCGGGGAGCAGGCGGGCTTTGGCGACGCGTATTATTTCGCCCGCAGTTTCCGGCGGGTGATGGGCGTGTCGCCGAGGGCATACCGGAAAGTGAAGAAAGGGTAA
- a CDS encoding class II fumarate hydratase produces MRIERDSMGEMSVPDEALYGASTQRAVLNFPISGHAMPKGFIRGLALVKAACAVANEELGRLPAEKSRLIQQVAQEVIAGRHHAQFPLDVFQTGSGTSTNMNMNEVIANRASQIAGQPIGSKKPLHPNDDVNLGQSSNDVIPTALHVSVAVALHEQLHPALARLHAALDAKAAAFAGIVKIGRTHLMDATPVTLGQEFSGYAAQVKKSVIRVEKAITALRELAIGGTAVGTGINSHPDFPPRVARVLTEKTGLLFHEAHNHFEAQGGRDDAVEAAGQLTAIAASLTKIANDIRLLGSGPRSGFQEIKLPATQPGSSIMPGKVNPVMSEMLVQTCIYAQGLCQMVALCGRDGHFELNVTIPLIAHALHEAVHCLANAARTFADRCVEGIEADPERCRELVDRSLMLVTALNPYIGYDAAAAVAKEAYAQNKTLREVVLEKQLLDAAALDKALNPAAMTRPGEDPGGD; encoded by the coding sequence ATGCGTATCGAACGTGATTCCATGGGCGAAATGTCCGTCCCCGACGAGGCCCTCTACGGAGCCTCCACCCAACGCGCCGTGCTGAATTTTCCCATCAGCGGCCACGCCATGCCAAAAGGCTTCATCCGCGGCCTTGCCCTCGTGAAAGCCGCCTGCGCCGTCGCCAACGAGGAACTCGGCCGCCTCCCCGCCGAAAAAAGCCGGCTCATCCAGCAGGTCGCGCAGGAAGTCATCGCCGGCCGGCACCACGCGCAATTTCCCCTCGACGTGTTCCAAACCGGCTCCGGCACCTCGACCAACATGAACATGAACGAGGTCATCGCCAACCGCGCCAGCCAGATCGCCGGCCAGCCCATCGGCTCGAAAAAACCGCTCCACCCCAACGATGACGTCAACCTCGGCCAGTCCTCCAACGACGTCATCCCCACCGCGCTCCACGTCTCCGTCGCCGTCGCCCTCCACGAGCAACTCCACCCCGCGCTCGCCCGCCTCCACGCCGCGCTCGACGCGAAGGCCGCCGCCTTCGCCGGCATCGTGAAAATCGGCCGCACGCACCTCATGGATGCCACCCCGGTCACGCTCGGGCAGGAATTTTCCGGCTACGCCGCCCAAGTCAAAAAATCCGTCATCCGCGTCGAAAAAGCCATCACCGCCCTGCGCGAACTCGCCATCGGCGGCACCGCCGTCGGCACCGGCATCAACAGCCACCCCGATTTTCCGCCGCGCGTCGCCCGCGTGCTCACCGAGAAAACCGGCCTCCTCTTCCACGAAGCCCACAACCACTTCGAGGCCCAGGGCGGACGCGACGACGCCGTCGAAGCCGCCGGCCAGCTCACCGCCATCGCCGCCTCGCTCACCAAGATCGCCAACGACATCCGCCTCCTCGGCTCCGGCCCCCGCAGCGGCTTCCAGGAAATCAAGCTCCCCGCCACCCAGCCCGGCTCCTCCATCATGCCCGGCAAGGTCAACCCCGTGATGAGCGAAATGCTCGTGCAAACCTGCATCTACGCCCAAGGCCTCTGCCAGATGGTCGCCCTCTGCGGGCGCGACGGCCATTTCGAGCTCAACGTCACCATCCCGCTCATCGCGCACGCCCTGCACGAAGCCGTCCATTGTCTCGCCAACGCCGCCCGCACCTTCGCCGACCGCTGCGTCGAAGGCATCGAGGCCGATCCCGAACGCTGCCGCGAACTCGTGGACCGCTCCCTCATGCTCGTGACCGCGTTGAATCCATATATTGGATACGATGCCGCCGCCGCCGTGGCCAAGGAGGCCTATGCCCAAAACAAAACCCTCCGCGAAGTCGTATTGGAAAAACAACTGCTCGACGCCGCCGCGCTCGACAAGGCCCTCAACCCCGCCGCCATGACCAGGCCCGGCGAAGACCCCGGCGGCGATTGA
- the ftsH gene encoding ATP-dependent zinc metalloprotease FtsH, with protein sequence MPEIKNDKKRRPLKNLPPERFQPPKFWFVWLSIVMVVVVMLFFQRTATQNVARLKIQAVVDYADGVGPVKVKEGVIRPDPSGGRDWVAITGELTGEIPAGPEKDAGTTKLFRAEGRLTDANLERLQKSEKFSERQPSTWMNGLSQIIPFILLIALVYFLFIRQLRNAGRGAMSFGKSRAKLLTRDRDKITFADVAGCDEAKEEVSEVVEFLKDPKKFTRMGGKIPKGILMVGPPGTGKTLLAKAVAGEAEVPFFSISGSDFVEMFVGVGASRVRDMFEQGRKNAPCLIFIDEIDAVGRQRGAGLGGGNDEREQTLNSLLVEMDGFDTTEGVIIIAATNRPDVLDSALLRPGRFDRQIHVDLPDIVGREQILRVHARKISLSDDVDLGVIARGTPGLSGADLANLLNEGALLAARRNKKRVEMIDIDDARDKVLFGRERRRVMDDAEKKLVAWHEAGHAIIQAVLDDGTVPVHKVTIIPRGQSLGSTTYIPTKDILTRPKKKLLDQVCMAMGGRIAEKLVTGDLSNGAYGDIKHATKIARAMVCDYGMSDLGPIALGQDQDTVFLGRDITRSQHVSEATAQRIDDAVSEIITGQYARGEKIITEKREALDKVAQALIEHETIEGKHVMEILKHGEIKSPVINAPAPARVAGKPAENKPADRPATDGFGGSTAPAPNPA encoded by the coding sequence ATGCCCGAAATCAAAAACGACAAAAAACGACGTCCGCTGAAAAACCTGCCACCTGAACGCTTCCAGCCGCCGAAATTCTGGTTCGTCTGGCTGTCCATCGTCATGGTGGTGGTCGTCATGTTGTTTTTTCAGCGCACGGCCACGCAGAATGTCGCGCGTTTGAAAATCCAGGCGGTCGTCGATTACGCGGACGGCGTCGGGCCGGTCAAGGTCAAGGAAGGCGTCATCCGCCCCGATCCCTCGGGCGGACGCGACTGGGTGGCCATCACGGGCGAATTGACCGGCGAGATTCCGGCCGGGCCGGAAAAGGACGCGGGGACGACGAAGCTGTTTCGCGCGGAAGGGCGCCTGACCGACGCGAACCTGGAGCGTTTGCAGAAATCGGAAAAATTCAGCGAGCGCCAGCCATCCACATGGATGAACGGGCTTTCGCAGATCATCCCGTTCATCCTGCTTATCGCGCTCGTGTATTTCCTTTTCATCCGCCAGCTTCGCAACGCCGGGCGCGGCGCGATGAGCTTTGGCAAGAGCCGCGCCAAGCTCCTCACACGTGACCGCGACAAGATCACGTTTGCCGACGTGGCCGGGTGCGACGAGGCGAAGGAGGAGGTCAGCGAGGTGGTCGAGTTCCTCAAGGATCCGAAAAAATTCACCCGCATGGGCGGCAAGATTCCGAAGGGCATCCTCATGGTCGGTCCCCCCGGCACGGGCAAGACGCTGCTGGCCAAGGCGGTCGCGGGCGAGGCCGAGGTGCCGTTCTTCTCCATCAGCGGCTCGGACTTCGTGGAAATGTTTGTCGGCGTCGGCGCGAGCCGCGTGCGCGACATGTTTGAACAGGGCCGGAAAAACGCGCCCTGCCTCATCTTCATCGACGAGATCGACGCGGTCGGCCGCCAGCGCGGCGCCGGACTCGGCGGCGGCAACGACGAGCGCGAGCAGACGCTCAACTCGCTGCTCGTCGAGATGGACGGCTTCGACACGACCGAGGGCGTCATCATCATCGCCGCGACCAACCGCCCCGATGTGCTCGACAGCGCGTTGCTGCGCCCGGGCCGCTTCGACCGGCAAATCCACGTCGATCTGCCCGACATCGTGGGCCGCGAGCAGATCCTCCGCGTCCATGCCCGCAAGATTTCGCTCTCGGACGACGTTGACCTCGGCGTCATCGCGCGCGGCACGCCCGGGCTTTCCGGCGCCGACCTCGCCAACCTGCTCAACGAAGGCGCGCTGCTCGCCGCCCGCCGCAACAAGAAGCGCGTGGAGATGATCGACATCGACGACGCGCGCGACAAGGTGCTCTTCGGCCGCGAACGCCGCCGCGTGATGGACGACGCCGAGAAAAAGCTCGTCGCCTGGCACGAGGCGGGGCACGCGATCATCCAGGCCGTGCTCGACGACGGGACCGTGCCGGTGCACAAGGTCACCATCATCCCGCGCGGCCAGAGCCTCGGCAGCACGACTTACATCCCGACCAAGGATATTCTCACCCGCCCGAAGAAAAAGCTCCTCGACCAGGTTTGCATGGCGATGGGCGGACGCATCGCGGAAAAGCTCGTCACCGGCGACCTGAGCAACGGCGCCTACGGCGACATCAAGCACGCGACGAAAATCGCCCGCGCGATGGTCTGCGATTACGGCATGAGCGACCTCGGCCCGATCGCGCTCGGGCAGGACCAGGACACGGTGTTTCTCGGCCGCGACATCACCCGTTCGCAGCATGTCAGCGAAGCCACCGCGCAACGCATCGACGATGCCGTCTCGGAGATCATCACCGGGCAATACGCGCGCGGTGAAAAAATCATCACCGAAAAACGCGAGGCGCTCGACAAGGTCGCGCAGGCGCTCATCGAGCACGAGACGATCGAGGGCAAGCACGTGATGGAAATTCTCAAGCACGGCGAAATCAAATCGCCTGTCATCAACGCGCCCGCCCCCGCGCGGGTCGCGGGCAAGCCGGCTGAAAACAAACCGGCCGACAGGCCCGCGACCGACGGCTTTGGCGGCAGCACCGCGCCCGCGCCGAATCCGGCGTGA
- a CDS encoding DeoR/GlpR family DNA-binding transcription regulator: MRVPLHIVEARRERLRALIRHDGFLPIADICRQLGISEATARRDLAAIEAGGHITRTYGGALADYNVSFASLGERAKRARSAKALIARTAIRHAPAAGTFFLDAGTTILAFARLLARRPRQQLTVVTNSLAIASVIGGAPGITLHLLGGVFLHRQASLLGDDDTDRTLARWHFDAVFLGGEAMNREGIFNSHPELVHLQRAVVARAKEVFFCIDATKLGRATPHHVAAWEATGHLVTDATPDQLAAAGIILRKTQYIKADGK, translated from the coding sequence ATGCGAGTCCCATTGCACATTGTCGAGGCCCGGCGCGAACGCCTCCGCGCGCTCATCCGCCACGACGGTTTTCTCCCCATTGCCGACATCTGCCGCCAACTCGGCATCTCCGAGGCCACCGCGCGCCGCGACCTCGCCGCCATCGAGGCGGGCGGACATATCACGCGCACCTACGGCGGCGCCCTCGCCGACTACAACGTCTCCTTCGCCTCGCTCGGCGAACGCGCCAAGCGCGCCCGCTCCGCCAAGGCCCTCATCGCCCGCACCGCCATCCGGCACGCGCCCGCCGCCGGCACCTTCTTTCTCGATGCCGGCACGACCATCCTCGCCTTCGCCCGCCTCCTCGCCCGCCGCCCGCGCCAACAGCTCACCGTCGTGACCAACAGCCTCGCCATCGCCTCCGTCATCGGCGGCGCGCCCGGCATCACGCTGCACCTGCTCGGCGGCGTGTTCCTCCACCGCCAGGCCAGCCTGCTCGGCGACGACGACACCGACCGCACTCTTGCCCGCTGGCATTTTGACGCGGTCTTCCTCGGCGGCGAGGCGATGAACCGCGAGGGCATTTTCAACTCGCACCCCGAACTCGTCCACCTCCAGCGCGCCGTCGTCGCGCGGGCGAAAGAGGTCTTTTTTTGCATCGACGCCACCAAGCTCGGCCGCGCCACGCCCCACCATGTCGCCGCGTGGGAAGCCACCGGCCACCTCGTCACCGACGCCACCCCCGACCAGCTCGCCGCCGCCGGCATCATCCTGCGGAAAACCCAATATATAAAAGCGGACGGAAAATAA
- a CDS encoding glycosyltransferase family 2 protein: protein MQHSQFCPQDIEILVTTYNRAAYLKAALTSIVNQTIKGIPITVLDNASTDNTQAIVESFGHHKVIYSRARENGGGIANAKRGQALAHARYVMLLHDDDILHPQFLERVLQCLNYFSDVALIASRFTRFWSRPDELSVYPEFYKPSKNLRQRYFFFQNDPSSFAAGLLWPKSQSCVSGMVVRNDLFKTVDLDALSYDYGKNMDWPYMIGLSSMGNAIVVEDPSSLFYRIHEGQDSLCDNTGVTADQFLRWGKLFYRKLIESANTSRYRGLFDRKIVDLLSYNYRMFLASSHRNAHPLHEYLEQLHHEGFLTREALVYSQRKQNLINRIRSLRIRFSNRINLSTMLVDLSR from the coding sequence ATGCAACACTCACAATTTTGCCCTCAGGATATCGAAATATTAGTGACCACGTATAATCGTGCTGCCTACCTGAAAGCCGCGCTTACCAGCATAGTAAATCAAACTATCAAAGGGATACCCATCACTGTGCTGGACAATGCAAGCACTGATAACACGCAGGCAATCGTGGAATCCTTTGGTCATCATAAGGTGATTTATTCCCGGGCCCGCGAGAATGGCGGCGGCATTGCCAACGCCAAAAGGGGGCAAGCACTCGCGCACGCCAGATACGTAATGCTCCTCCATGATGACGACATTCTTCATCCTCAGTTTTTGGAAAGAGTCCTGCAGTGTCTGAATTATTTCTCGGATGTGGCGCTGATAGCAAGCCGGTTTACCAGATTCTGGAGCCGGCCTGACGAGTTGAGTGTGTATCCCGAGTTTTATAAACCGTCAAAGAACCTGAGGCAGAGGTACTTCTTTTTCCAAAACGATCCGTCTTCGTTCGCGGCAGGCCTGCTTTGGCCCAAAAGTCAATCGTGTGTCAGCGGCATGGTTGTAAGGAATGATCTATTCAAGACGGTGGATCTGGACGCCCTCTCTTATGACTACGGGAAAAACATGGACTGGCCGTATATGATTGGGCTGTCTTCAATGGGAAATGCCATTGTAGTGGAGGATCCTTCATCATTATTCTATCGCATACATGAGGGGCAGGACTCGCTGTGCGATAATACAGGGGTCACTGCCGACCAATTTCTCAGGTGGGGAAAATTATTCTACAGGAAATTGATCGAATCTGCCAATACCAGTCGCTATCGTGGTCTATTTGACAGAAAAATAGTTGATTTGCTTTCATATAATTATAGAATGTTTTTAGCTTCTTCCCACAGGAACGCCCATCCATTGCACGAATACCTTGAACAACTCCACCATGAGGGATTTCTCACTCGGGAGGCACTGGTTTATTCTCAACGCAAGCAAAACCTTATCAATAGAATCAGATCCTTAAGGATACGTTTTTCCAATCGTATTAATTTATCCACCATGCTTGTTGACTTATCCCGTTGA